One region of Salvelinus namaycush isolate Seneca chromosome 3, SaNama_1.0, whole genome shotgun sequence genomic DNA includes:
- the LOC120044106 gene encoding vegetative cell wall protein gp1-like translates to MVTYSPSPQPSTPSPQTSALNPNPQPSALNPQPSTPNPQPSAPSPQPSALNPQPSTPNPQPSAPNPQPSALRPQLPDLSPQPPIPSPQPSALSPQPSILRPQTSDLRPQTSAHRPQPSAPRPQPSAPSPHPSTLSPPSASNPQPSALSPQPSAPRHQPSAPSPHPSTLSPPSALSPQPSAPSPQPLALSPQPPALSPQPSALSPQPSSLNPQPSDLSPQSPALNPQPSALSPQTSALSPQPSALNPQPLARSSQPSILSSQPFLSP, encoded by the exons ATGGTGACATACT cccccagccctcagccctcaACCCCCAGCCCCCAGACCTCAGCCCTCAACCCCAACCCTCAGCCCTCAGCCCTCAACCCTCAGCCCTCAACCCCCAACCCTCAaccctcagcccccagccctcagccctcaGCCCTCAACCCTCAGCCCTCAACCCCCAACCCTCAGCCCTCAGCCCCCAACCCTCAGCCCTCAGCCCTCAGACCTCAGCTCCCAGACCTCAGCCCTCAACCCCCAATCCCCAGCCCTCAACCTTCAGCCCTTAGCCCCCAGCCCTCAATCCTCAGACCTCAGACCTCAGACCTCAGACCTCAGACCTCAGCCCACAGACCTCAGCCCTCAGCCCCCAGACCTcagccctcagcccccagccctcATCCCTCAACCCTCAGCCCTCCCTCAGCCTCCAACCCTCAGCCCTCAGCCCTCAGCCCTCAACCCTCAGCCCCCAGACATcagccctcagcccccagccctcATCCCTCAACCCTCAGCCCTCCCTCAGCCCTCAGCCCTcagccctcagcccccagccctcAGCCCTTAGCACTCagcccccagcccccagccctcagccctcaACCCTCAGCCCTCAGCCCTCAGCCCTCAAGCCTCAATCCTCAGCCCTCAGACCTCAGCCCTCAGTCCCCAgccctcaaccctcaaccctcagcCCTTAGCCCTCAGACCTCAGCCCTCAGTccccagccctcagccctcaACCCTCAGCCCTTAGCCCGCAGCTCCCAGCCGTCAATCCTCAGCTCTCAGCCCTTCCTCAGCCCTTAG
- the LOC120044107 gene encoding toll-like receptor 13: protein MGKFFTSVETFDYRSKLSAKRVDLTSINQLIHLRRLTLRQVDLLTQRSADIIFHNLTKLEVLEMYHCRIYSLEGSLTKDFKSLKRLYLHIENIYNVFYSFTEPLSSLKYLTFNNLQMFCSCDNAWLITWAKGCRQVEVIMLSPYAKTGMYALEDLICLSDNGLDTPNFVKYTEANCTTEVSFVLFAATCLGVLFFMLVVLVHNLAGPYLLPLYHITLGWLSEAMRSNTTGRYHYDAFVSYSGKDERWLGKDIVENITDSLYRSRHTVCLVSRHYLHSNWCSLEMKLATSRLQVEQRDILLLVFLEKIPPRRLSAHHRLARLVKTRTYLDWPQDPNQHQAFWDRLWAKLKPPNEA, encoded by the exons ATGGGAAAGTTCTTCACGTCTGTGGAGACATTTGACTACAGATCTAAGCTTTCAGCTAAAAGGGTTGATTTAACATCAATTAATCAGCTGATTCACCTGAGGAGACTGACTCTACGACAGGTGGATCTTTTAACACAGCGTTCTGCCGACATCATTTTTCACAACTTGACCAAACTGGAGGTTCTGGAAATGTACCACTGCAGGATTTATTCTTTGGAGGGGAGTTTAACTAAAGACTTTAAATCTTTGAAAAGATTGTATTTGCATATAGAGAACATTTATAATGTATTCTATAGCTTTACTGAACCTCTCTCTAGTCTTAAGTATTTGACATTTAATAATTTACAGATGTTTTGCAGTTGTGACAATGCTTGGCTCATTACATGGGCAAAGGGGTGCAGGCAGGTTGAAGTGATCATGCTTAGTCCGTATGCTAAAACCGGTATGTATGCTTTGGAGGACTTGATATGCTTGTCGGACAATGGACTAGACACACCTAATTTTGTCAAGTACACAGAAGCCAACTGCACAACAGAGGTTAGCTTTGTGCTCTTTGCTGCGACTTGCCTGGGAGTCCTGTTCTTCATGCTGGTGGTGTTGGTCCATAACCTGGCCGGTCCctacctcctccccctctaccaCATCACCCTTGGCTGGCTGTCGGAGGCCATGCGATCCAACACCACGGGGCGCTACCACTACGATGCGTTTGTCTCCTATAGCGGGAAGGACGAGCGCTGG CTGGGGAAGGACATTGTGGAGAACATCACAGACAGCCTCTACCGGAGCCGACACACCGTCTGCCTAGTCAGCCGCCACTACCTGCACAGTAACTGGTGCTCCCTGGAGATGAAGCTGGCCACCTCCAGGCTGCAGGTGGAGCAAAGGGACATCCTCCTCCTAGTCTTCCTGGAGAAGATCCCCCCTCGCCGGCTGTCTGCCCACCACAGGCTGGCTCGCCTGGTGAAGACCAGGACCTATCTGGACTGGCCCCAAGACCCCAATCAGCACCAGGCTTTCTGGGACAGACTGTGGGCTAAACTGAAACCTCCAAATGAAGCATGA